The genomic DNA AATCAAGGATGTCCAGAGCAGAAGATACTTAATAGATCAGCCTGTTTGCTGATATTAACCAGCAAACCTAGGACAAGGAATACAGGCAGGGAATTGATATTGGCATCACTGGGTATCAGCTGTAGTTTTCCCCTAAGAGGATCCCCATAACAGACCCCTCCAAACTTGCTTTGTTAATTGTCCCTCTCCAGATGAGTCGGCAGTAACAAGAGTGAAAAGGAGGAGTAGCCTCCTGTCATTTAGCCCTCTTCTTCTGTATGGATTGGGCCCTGATATGTCAACAAAGACAGCCCATTGAAAGCATCTTGCCCTTTGCCTCCACAAAATCCTAAATCTGCTTTGTGCCGTGGTGAGCAATGTATCACATATAATGCATTCTCGTATTCAAATTTATTCAGttcataaaaatgtataaaaagttTTTTCAGTGATATTGCCCAAAGCAATATAAAATGGGAAAGTGAAACAGTAATGAAATATAGACGAGGCAAGAACTAGGAAAAAGTGGAAGAGAAACAAAGAGGCAGTATACTTACTAAACAGAAATTGAGTGGCGGTGTGGCTGGTTCTAGAGAGCAAAGTATATGCCCAGGGATAGGGACAAGGGAAAGGCTCTTAGATCAGGGCAACATCACTGGGTCCAGGAACAAATTTTCTTCTCTAGGATCCTCCAGGGCCCTCACCAGGGACCCTAAAATACCAACAACAGAAAACCCAGatacttctgattttgaaatctggttgttgttgtttgttgttgttgattataTTAAATAGGAGAGAGATGGCTTGCAATCTGTTTAAAAGATAAAGTGCCTGTCCAGAAGGCTTCCAGGAGATTCAATTCACTCTTGTTCTGGCCAGAAAACAGGTGTTTTGGGGAGTCTGGAAGCATCACTGTTTCCTCATCTCTGGGATAGATCTTAGATGGTATGAGTATCCATAAGTGTGGACTTCTCTGCTCTGAGTCCAAAAAACAAAAGGGCTGTCATGTTGTTCCTTCCTAGTCAGTCAAATATCAGGAGAGACCTATTGCTTATGGGTCTCTTGTCTGGGCAATTCTCTCACTTCCTTAGCTAGCTGCAGGTACTGTCACTTAGGACCACTTCTTGATGTCGAGACTTGAGACCTGGCAAAACAGGATGGATGAAAGACTTGTGCTTCTTCTCACTATGCATCTGGGTCACATCCAAAGGGGACTGCATTCTGCACACTTTTCTTTTGTCCAAGGCAAAAGAATGGGACCAAAAACATCAGCATATTTTAGGTTGAAACTCTTACTGCAAATAACTAAGCCCTAGGGAAAGTATTTCAATCTTGCAGAATGGAGAAAAAGCATGTACAAAACCTGGGAAAGTACCACATGTTCATGTCTTTGAGAGGTGGGCATGTCCATGTGGGGAACCCAGGAAAGCTAGTTTTGACCTTGGGGTTTCATGTTCCCTACCTAATTTTGAAATCAAAAAAATTGCAGAATACCATTTAGTGAGCTGACTGTTATGATGTCAGAATCTGGACTGCATGCTATTTTCCCCCATTGCACACTATTCATCTATGGAATAACTACTTTTTAGGTCATGTCTTGACATGTATTTTCTAGCCATAGTGTAGGTATGACTTTTATGTATgcaatgcatttaaaataaactAGATCCTTATGCATCTAAAGAAACTTGTTTACTTTTCTCACTACCCATGGCTTAGAGAAACCTGTGAGCAGTTGCGGACACAGTTGAACAAGAGACACTTGTTGGAGGTGTGTGAAGACCGCCTGGCCCAGCTGGCCCTGAAAGAGGAACTAAAGAAGCaaaaagagcaggaggaggcaatcTTTGCAGCTCTCTGGGAAGAGGACAGATTGGCCAAGGAGAAACGGGAAATGCAGGAAGCCCAGAAAAGATCCAGACGGGATGGTGAAATGATTAATATCCTTAACACTCAGCGGGCTATAGTAGAggctcagaggcaggaggaaaaacGTCTGAAGGAAGAAGAGGCTAAGCTGATGGTAAAGTAGCCAGTTTTCCTACTGCTATTGTCAGAAGGGATTCTTTTGTATACACATGAGTATACATTACTTCATTTTCTTTATGTGCTTGAAAGCTTTTCCAGTTACTATGTTTTGGGAAACCACTGATAGTACAATTTATATGTCAATGCATCAGGGATCACTGGAAGTGATTACAAGTGACTACAAAGTCATCCCATCCAGGTCAATGCCTGAAAGAAGACCCAACCATTCAACACAAAATATAAGAAAGCAGAAATTGACAGCAAGGTGCCTGTGTAAATCTGGTCTCTGCATGGTTTGAGCTATGTTCCATGCATGAAAagcctccccaccccacccccataaGGCTGAGAAAGCCAATCTGAAATGAATTGAAATTCCCTTCTGGCCTCAGCTGTAACAACCCAAATTGTATAAGCATGAGCAATCTCTGACCAGAGAGTTATTCTGCAAGAAGATGAATGGAATGTGGGCAGTATAACTCAATATCCTGTTTAAAGTTGAGATGGTTCCTAATGCTCCAGAAGCAGAAATGGGTGAGGGGATTTTCATGATGTTAGATGGGAGGAAAGAGGTTTCCTAGTCACAGAGTGTCAAAAGGTGAACTTACTTATCACTCTGATCTGAGAAAGGTTTGCTCTGCGcaacaaattgcaactttttttACATTACTGTTTTAATAAACTAAATCCATCCCACTGTTCCATTGAAAGGATAAGACAAAAGGTATGAATTAATAGCCCCTCTCAACATTGTTGTAGGAAGAAGAACGGCAGCTCATGAAACTAGAGGATGAACGTGCTGAGATAGAGAGACGGAGGAAATTGAGAGAGTGTAGAGACATGTTGCTGGATTCcatgaaagaaaagaggaagcgtCTCAATGAAGAAAAGCAAGAGGAGCTGGCTTTAGAAATGAAGATTGTGGATCATGCCCTTCAAGCATCCCTGGAGGACACTGAGAGCCAAAGGCAAAGGAAAGTAAGGCAAATCATTGATTGAGATTGTGTGCTACATGCAAATGATGTGTGTCATGACTGAACTAATACCTTTAGGTCCTAGAGTAGTGAATAGCAAACTATAATGTCATTCTTACACATCCATGTAGCTGCAACTAGCAGAGTGATTTGATTTAATACAGCTACAGCAGCATCCTAGACCAGGCAACTAAAGGCATATCTGCCCTATAATGTTCCCTGTCAGTCAGAACCCTATTGTAGGCAATCACAAGAATATTTTTGCCTCAGAAGGGTGTGCAGTATAGTCATCCCTTTTGTGGTATGATTGTCATTGTGGTACCTCTAAAGGGCCCTGCTCTTCTTAATTGCCCTGAAAAATCAACTATATGTTGAAAGCAGACATAATGGGCTGGCAGCCTTTCAAACTGCCTGCTTTCCCATGAGCATTCCCACATAACTTTATCTGCCTAGATAGAATGTCTCTAGGTCAGCCAAAAAATTCCTTACATTGCACAGGATTGGAGGTGCATATTAGGGGCCACTCTCCATTCCTGTATTGTTTGGGTAAGTTGCTGTCCCAcgtgtgtatgtatgtggcaGACAGTGGACTGTTTGGGTTTTGGCTCTGCCACTGTCAGCCTATTTTTACTGAAGTGCCCTCAGTAAACTTCCAACAAAGCTTAGGCTCATGAGCAAAAAGCATGTTCTAAATTCTGCATacaaatttgaattttttttaaaaaaatatcatgcTTTTTCACTGACTTGCAAAACTTTTAAAGGAGAgagcaatatttaaaatattgattaaGCATCCAACCCAATAGCAAAATCTGAATCATCAACAGTATCTTAACAGCAGGGAGAATAAAACAAACCCAGATAGACTCCATCAGGCTTGGACGTTCACAGCTTGCttaaaaataaatgctttaatTAACAGCTCATCTCAATGAGTAAAACCCTTGGATTTGGAAAATGTCAtgtaaagaaaagagattcccaaGGTAGACCATTTTTTGTGCTATCTCCATAGCATGCCTTCCACCCCTCCACATCACAAGGAATTTCTCAGTGGTTGTTTTATTCTGCAGCCTGCCAGGGCCAGAATGAGATTTTTGCCGCTTTAAGCAAAGGACAAGGGGATTCCTTTTTTAGGTACAAAGGTTGGAAGGTGTTGCGATTAATTCTTATTGCAGCAGTAAGATAGCATCCATGACATCCAAGGGCAGCAGGTTAGTTTTGGTAGTACAGCTCAGGACATGAGGCAGGCAGACACAAGTCCCTCCATAAAGAGAAGAAATGGTCGGAGAGCTTCAAAGGAATGGTtccccagcatctgctgcctgaagtggTTGTCCCATTTTGCCAATTGTAAGATTGGCCCTCCATCCAGCCTGTCTTGTCTTTTCACTCACAATAATAACAGCTGCACTGTTCATTTGCACTCCTGACAATATAgtgccaatgcgattttaggctgcatcaatagaggtatagtgtctagatcaagggaagtaatagtgccactgtattctgctttgtccaggccccacctggaatactgtgtccagttctacgcatcacaattcaaaaaggacattgagaaactgtagtgtgtccaaaggagggtgactaaaatggtgaagggtcttgaaatcatgccctatgaggaacgccttagggagctggggatgtttagcttggagaaggttaagaggtgatatgatagccctgtttaaatacttgaaggaatgtcatattgaggacggagcaagcttgttttctgctgctccagagaataggacctggaacaatggatgcaagctacaggaaaagagattccacctcaacattaggaggaacttcctgacagtaagggctgttcgacagtgcaacacactttctctgagagtggtggagtctccctccttggaggtctttaaacagaggctggatggccttccgtcgggtatgctttgattgagagttcctgcatggcagggggttggactggatggccctagtgatctcttccaactctatgattctgtaattctatgcTTGTTTTCTGAAAACAGAATTACTGAGTTAGCATGACTAATTATTTTATCAGGGTCCTTAGTtgccccccctccaaaaataaataaattagatagTATTTAATTCTTCCAGTCCTAATGTACTTTGTCCCTCCAACTTCTGGTCTCCAAAAGGATACTGTCTCCATTATTAGAAGTTTCCTTTAGCTACCAgcaattgaaaaaaaatataatcCATTAACTTCTCTAATTCTTCCTTAAAGCTATTGAAGGTACTAGTCATGATGTCATGGCAGTGAATTCAAAAAGGTGGTTGTGCATCATATCaagaaatatttatctccttTCTCAACAGTTATTCCATTTCACTAGTTGATCTTCGGTTTGTGAGTTGGGAGAGCAATCAAAAGATTTAGCTCTCTATTTCTGTCATACCAGGCATAACTGCATAAGCCTGTGTCAAGTTCCCTCCAAGTCATATTTTTCTAAATTGATTCTACCCCCaacatttcaggtttttttttcttatggcAAATTTATTTCCATACCTCAaatattttaattgccttttactgtcttttttctggttttgttttataCTTTTTGAGATGGGGCAATCAAAGTTATACATATACAAAGTTAATACATATGGATGCAGTCATCTAAATATGGCTGAATCATAGATTTGtatgaaacaaggatgggaaCCATGTGACACTCCAACTTCCGTCACAGCCAATGCTTAAGGATACATTAGAATAATATCTAGAGAGCCACACATCCTCACTTCTGGTATAAAGGCATTAGGTTGCTAACTGACTGCTCTTTTACCTAATAGTATTTACTGCCTCTGCCCATGAGGTTAATGTTTTTCAGGTCGTCGTGTTTTTCACTTGGGctcaaatatatatgtatatattttcttggCTAGTTGCAGGCATCTCAGATCCCAACATTGTATATCTTAAGTAAGAATTTCTGCCACAAAGTGATCAAATGTTGATCCATTCAAATTCTGGCAAGATGCAGGGAGTCCGCTGACCTGCCTGTTTACTCCCCTCATGCCCTGATCAACTCACACAATTTGGACTGTGCCacagaaattaaaacaagtaGACAGCTAGTGTGGTTTGGCTGATAATATATCATTCCCCAAGGGAATGAGATGCTGATTTGCTAAACTCCATGAAGTTTCAAATTAATCAACAGGGATGTTGTCAATAATTCATAACTTTGGAGGCTTTGTGGTtaaaatgccttttctttttccttcctttttatctGACCACTTGTCCCTTGTCTGCATTTTGCAGAAAGAGCTCTTGAAAGAACAGCAGATCTATCAGGCATACCTGGCTCAACAGATGGAAGAGGAGAAGCAACGGGAAAAAGAAATGGACAAGCTGCGGGCAGAGGAGATAGCCAAGATGTGGGCAAAGAGGGCTGCAAAGGAGAAGACAATGAAAGCTGCCAGAGATGCTTTACTGAAAGAGGTCATGGATACAAGGCGGCTTCAAATTGAGGAGAAGAGTAAGGCCCTTACAGAGACACATTATTAACTAGAGCAGTCTTGCTCAACTTGGTGCCTTTCatttgtgttggactacaactctcattatcccccacccagcatggcATATGTTGTAATACAACACATTGAGAGGGCACCAGGTTGAGCAAGGGTGATGTATCTCATTGCTCTCCTTTTCAGTCCATTCAGAATTGCTGGGTTGTGACAGTGGAAGCAGAACACTACACAGGGCCATGTGTAGGATTAAAATCCTCAGCCACACAGCTCTTTGTATGATCTTTCAGACTGTTCTGCCTCACAGAATTATCTTGAGGTTAAAACTAAGAAGAATATTTTACATGTTGCTTTCTATTCTTTcaagaaagaatagaaaagaaatagtAAAATCAATGTAGTAATTAAGCAAATATTTGGAATAGGCCCGAACAGGCTCTTTTGATGTTATTTAATTGACTTTCAGTATTAGCCAATTACTTGTCCTGTTTATGTTAACTTTCTAGTGCAAAGAAATGCCCGTGAACAAGAGAAACTTATTCGGGACACGGAATTGTTAAATGCAGCCATTCAAGAATACAAGCGTCTAGAAGAGGAAAGATATGTAAGGTAATTTCTCCTGAGCTGAATGtttgctgcctttgaaaagtatcTAGAAGCTTCAGCTGGTTCAGAATCTGGTGGTGAGCCTGTTGATTGGAACTGGTCATAGGAAGAGTTGGAAGTAATGGGCAGAGATCCTGTcactttaatagttgtgtagaagagggaattttagcaggtgacccccgcaaaaaaaaaaaaaaaaacctgctgaagatccctcttctacacaaccattaaagagcTATGAGTCCTGACTATTACTTCACTTGGCACCCCAGTTATACTGAACATATGGCTCCTTGTTACAAGTGTGTCACTGATTGCCAGTTTATTTCCAGACACTATTGGCAATTCTGGTTAAGAGCTATATAGCCTTATACAGCTTGAGGCAAGGCTGTATGAAAGACTGTATCCTATTGTATCAGCCTCCCTAGGTTTCCAGATGTTCTGTGGAAACTCTTCTCTTGTTCCTGCCACTATCAGAGGCTACTTTCACATTGTGAAACACCCTGCTAAGATGATCCTCTCTCTGTTATCTTTAGGGCTGCCAGACTGAGAATTAGATAGGGCTcatgtacttttaatggttgtataaaAGAGGGAGTTAAAGCAGGTGTTGCTTATTTCCTAGTTGTgtggcaagcaacacctgctgaaatattCTTTTCTACACAGCCCTTAAAGCTCCAGGAATCCTCTCTAGTTTTCTCTTTGGTAACCATAAGGATATCAGAGAGGAAAGCAGTTTAGCAGGATTTTTCACAGGGTTCTTCTGCCAGCATGGGAAGATATTTTAGACAGAACTTTTAGTGTTTAAACTGGTCATGCTTGGTGAGGTTTAAACTGgttgttaaataaaaatataagtacACAATACACtgcccccctcccgaattcgtcccttctcgcttgctgccccttactcctggaaccttcttcccccacatgcacacctcatcaattctctgcccagtttcaaaactgaattaaagactatattgtttagagaagcattcccagaggtgagcccctctctgacccaggaagcctccttctaaccatccatcaagaagccaagcccttcctccagtccatctgccttggtccaggcctcggaggtggaaaagatctgctggacctgatcctattccccaccaccactcccttctccttttgtgtcgtatcttcttagattgtaagcctgagggcagggaaccgtctgactaaaaaaaaaaaattatgtacagcgctgtgtaaacttacagcgctttataaataaaggttaataataataataataatacttaagcAGTtttatgttttacctttgtttctGCTTTTATCTGAATTATTATTAAGGTTAGGAACCTTGAGAAGGAGGTTTTGGGAATGAAGtcaaaatactgttttaataAGACCTAAATCCAACTATTAAGTCACAGCAAAAGTAGATTcattaaataaatggaaacatGGTAAAGCAACATTTATGTGAGTTCCATTGATAAAAGCAGATCTATTCTAGACTAGAAATTGGATTTAGACTTCAAACTACATAAAACTAGAGTTCTCTGTGCAGTGTGCAAAATTTTTAGAAGAAGATATAAACATCTATGGTTAGAAAGAGCAATGAAGTATATGGGGCTGAGGGGACTGGGGAACcataacttaggtccaaaacacactgcagaaataatccagtttgtggcCATTTcaactgccttgactcagtgctaggaaatcctggaaattgtagtttattgtgccaccagagctctctgacagagactgctaaatgtctcacaaaatagttccccaaattccctagcattgagccaaagcagttaaagtggtctcaaactggattatttctgcagtgtgttttggaccttagcttcCAGAATCTGTAGGGCTATGCAGTCATCATCTGAAGGTACATTCTGTGAACAACTTTTCTGATCTGGTCAACAGCGGGATGGGAGGTTTCCTTGGACCGTGCACCACCCAGACCTTACATCTACACTGCTTTGGGTTCATGATAGAAGAAAGTTTGGTATAACTGCAATAAAGATCTTGAGGTTATTTCTGATGTGAAACAAAGACTTGAATTCTATTGGTAGTATCAAGTAGTGTTGGGTTTTGAATCACCACTTCTATAAGCCTCACTTATTCAATGAGTCAAGTCTAATGGGGGTCACAATTCAAATTCaggtattaaaattatttttgaaggcATTATTCTAGGCTCTGTCATTGTATACTACAAATTGGATCTTGCTTGTGGTTTTAGCCATTTTGTCAGTCATGTATCTCTGCCTCATTCTCCTTGTCATGTTCAGATCTGCTACTAAAAAAACTGTTGTCAGTTCTCAACTTTGGTGGCAATCACCTGTTAGTTGAATATAAAAGAGGCAAAGTGTGAAATGCATCAATGGGATTTGAGGGATCCCAACTTCAGTATCAgttcaaaaataacatttctttgtTGCAATAGTTTGATTTAACTCAAGATTTGTATGGTATCTATATTTTATGGGATAGCTGCTGGGAGCTCTAGCGTGTTTACACTTCTGTGTTGTGCCTGTGTTAATTTCTCCATCAAAGTTAGTACCTTCTAAAAGATATCTTCTTTTGCAGTGTTCCTCATTGCAGAAGCAGACATTAATGAGGAACATTTGAAATGCCTGAAAAGAAGTGCACGCTTGTTATTTAGTAGTATTTATCTTGCACTTGTGGAACTGTCCAGCTTCATAGAGATGAGAAAACCCATAATTTTTACCCAActgctcttcctctttccttctgttcTTTATCGTATTTCCTGTTGTTGCTTACtgtcttcctttttgtttcttcctgGTTTTTGTCTGGTGCTTACTCAGTTTTCCTTCTGCTCATTCCGTTCTCCACTTCTTTACTTGCTACCaggatttttctttatttcccccttctcccattTAAACTGTGTGAATTTTTAGGCGTCTGCAAAAGGAAATATTACACAGCATTTGGCAGGGGCCCTCTAAGGAATTCAATATGGCAG from Sceloporus undulatus isolate JIND9_A2432 ecotype Alabama chromosome 2, SceUnd_v1.1, whole genome shotgun sequence includes the following:
- the CFAP53 gene encoding cilia- and flagella-associated protein 53 produces the protein MAKEGGRVVREVKGPKPFSYAVRATFPKPNVLGKQLLLWRDEEIKRHEAELHVKAHLVGRQINEREELDERKRLNRLVQKRVDEEMQAYLTGEEERRERLRNLLEEEEKGYFAEIELREENMEDRQTNMRVRAKQLREKREEARRKVVAEKKEQQFRETCEQLRTQLNKRHLLEVCEDRLAQLALKEELKKQKEQEEAIFAALWEEDRLAKEKREMQEAQKRSRRDGEMINILNTQRAIVEAQRQEEKRLKEEEAKLMEEERQLMKLEDERAEIERRRKLRECRDMLLDSMKEKRKRLNEEKQEELALEMKIVDHALQASLEDTESQRQRKKELLKEQQIYQAYLAQQMEEEKQREKEMDKLRAEEIAKMWAKRAAKEKTMKAARDALLKEVMDTRRLQIEEKMQRNAREQEKLIRDTELLNAAIQEYKRLEEERYVRSMQQAKKYQEELQAQIKHNKQTRESEKEEEHQEYTRALEAERLFQQRIADVLSRPYMRMKNLHPLRRHLVCSSQS